In Thermorudis peleae, a genomic segment contains:
- a CDS encoding DeoR/GlpR family DNA-binding transcription regulator, whose protein sequence is MRAEERRRLIIELLEREGEVAVDALAQRFGVSQVTIRKDLHELEERGILHRTHGGAIPVHKSLFNPSFYEKLNFKRQEKQAIAWAALELIQEGDSIILDAGSTTLALARLLRHRFRRLYVITNSMPVALELSKSGFDVLLTGGQMRHHSLALIGPAAVDMLRHYHVDKAFLGATGVDDQGYSTPNPIEAQTKRALLQAASVAYVLADSSKLGQPTLARFAALEEVALLITDAAAPADFLSRLDARGLRYLLAPNVDAVEGKRASAGIAAQDDG, encoded by the coding sequence GTGCGAGCGGAAGAGCGACGGCGGCTGATTATCGAGTTACTCGAGCGTGAGGGAGAGGTCGCGGTCGACGCGCTTGCGCAGCGCTTTGGCGTCAGTCAGGTTACGATTCGCAAAGATCTGCATGAACTAGAAGAGCGTGGCATTCTCCACCGCACGCATGGCGGGGCCATTCCGGTCCATAAAAGCCTGTTTAATCCTTCGTTCTACGAGAAGCTCAACTTTAAGCGGCAGGAAAAACAAGCGATCGCCTGGGCCGCGCTCGAGCTGATCCAAGAGGGCGACAGCATCATCCTGGATGCTGGCAGCACCACGCTCGCCCTGGCACGGCTGCTGCGCCACCGGTTTCGTCGGCTCTACGTCATCACGAATTCGATGCCGGTCGCCTTGGAACTGTCCAAGTCCGGCTTCGATGTGCTACTCACGGGCGGGCAGATGCGGCACCATAGCCTGGCGCTCATCGGGCCGGCAGCGGTCGACATGCTGCGGCACTACCATGTCGACAAAGCGTTTCTGGGGGCGACGGGTGTGGATGACCAAGGCTACTCGACGCCGAACCCGATTGAAGCGCAGACGAAACGGGCGCTGCTGCAGGCTGCGAGCGTGGCCTACGTGCTCGCCGACTCCAGCAAGCTTGGGCAGCCAACGCTGGCACGTTTCGCGGCGTTGGAAGAAGTGGCCCTGCTCATTACTGATGCTGCGGCCCCGGCTGACTTCTTGTCGCGCCTGGATGCACGTGGGCTCCGCTACCTTCTGGCACCGAACGTCGATGCCGTCGAAGGAAAGCGCGCGAGCGCTGGTATCGCGGCGCAAGACGATGGATGA
- the moeB gene encoding molybdopterin-synthase adenylyltransferase MoeB, translated as MPREYEKLFQEIKQAIQEVDVHQLYQELRQGRRPVVIDVREREEWEQGYIPGAVFIPRGYLELQVEDRVPDKDTPVYVYCAGGVRSAFAAKTLQEMGYRHVYSVAGGFSAWKHAGYPFVTPRQWTREQLQRYSRHFLIPEVGESGQARLLDSKVLVIGAGGLGSPAALYLAAAGVGTIGIVDNDVVDLSNLQRQIIHTTDRVGQPKTESARQTLTALNPDVNVVLHDVWLTSQNILDIIRDYDVIVNGADNFPTRYLVNDAAVLLGKPVVDASIFRFEGMVTVYKPGEGPCYRCLFPEPPPADLAPTCDQAGVLGVLTGVIGALQANEAIKLLLGLGEPLVGRVLLFDGLTTTFRELTVARDPDCAICGPNATVTPETIGQIDYQQSCLLPSVAD; from the coding sequence ATGCCGCGAGAGTACGAGAAGCTCTTCCAAGAGATTAAGCAAGCCATTCAAGAGGTCGACGTGCACCAGCTCTACCAGGAGTTGCGGCAGGGCCGTCGTCCCGTCGTCATTGACGTGCGTGAGCGCGAGGAGTGGGAGCAAGGGTATATCCCCGGCGCGGTCTTCATTCCCCGCGGCTACCTCGAACTGCAGGTTGAAGACCGTGTGCCCGATAAGGACACGCCGGTCTACGTCTACTGCGCTGGCGGAGTACGGTCAGCCTTCGCGGCTAAGACGCTGCAGGAGATGGGCTATCGGCACGTCTACAGCGTCGCTGGCGGCTTCAGCGCGTGGAAGCATGCCGGCTACCCCTTCGTTACGCCACGGCAGTGGACGCGCGAGCAACTGCAGCGCTACAGCCGGCACTTCCTGATTCCAGAAGTCGGCGAGTCAGGGCAAGCGCGCCTGCTCGACTCCAAGGTGCTGGTCATCGGCGCCGGCGGGCTCGGTTCGCCAGCCGCGCTGTACCTGGCCGCTGCCGGCGTTGGCACGATCGGCATCGTCGATAACGACGTCGTCGATTTGAGCAACCTGCAGCGCCAGATCATCCACACGACTGATCGGGTCGGCCAGCCCAAGACGGAGTCGGCCCGGCAGACGCTCACCGCGCTCAACCCTGACGTGAACGTTGTGCTCCATGATGTCTGGCTGACGAGTCAGAACATTCTCGACATCATCCGCGACTACGACGTCATCGTGAACGGAGCCGACAACTTCCCAACACGCTACCTGGTCAACGACGCAGCCGTACTCCTGGGCAAGCCGGTCGTCGATGCCAGCATCTTCCGCTTCGAGGGGATGGTCACCGTCTACAAGCCGGGCGAGGGGCCATGCTACCGCTGCCTGTTCCCGGAACCACCGCCGGCTGACCTGGCGCCGACCTGCGATCAGGCGGGCGTGCTCGGCGTCCTCACGGGCGTCATCGGCGCGCTACAGGCCAACGAGGCGATCAAGCTGCTGCTCGGGCTGGGTGAGCCACTGGTCGGGCGCGTGCTGCTCTTCGACGGGCTGACAACGACCTTCCGCGAGCTGACGGTCGCTCGCGACCCCGACTGCGCGATCTGCGGCCCGAACGCGACGGTCACGCCGGAGACGATCGGGCAGATCGACTACCAGCAGTCATGCTTGCTGCCGAGCGTGGCCGACTAG